The following nucleotide sequence is from Lacinutrix sp. Hel_I_90.
TAAATAGCCCTTTATATCCATTTGGACACGGGTTAAGCTATACTACTTTCAAATATGAAGATATTGCTGTTCAAAATAATTATAATACGACAGGAAAAGTAGAAGTAACTGTTACACTAACAAATACAGGAAAGCTAAAAGGTAAAGAAGTGGTGCAACTTTATATAAGAGATCTATATGCAAGTATTACACGTCCTGTAAAAGAATTAAAAGGTTTTGAATTGGTTGAATTAAATCCTGGTGAATCTAAAAACATTACGTTTACCCTAACGAAGGATGAACTAGGATTTTTTAACAACCAAGGCGAATTTCTCTTAGAACCTGGAGATTTTAAAATCTTTATAGGAGGCAGCTCGTACACCACATTAGAGTCTGAATTTAAAATTGAACCATAGATTTATTTTGAATGACTTAGTAGTTTTATGCTTTTCATCTTTTAAAAAAGGACCTTAAATTATATTTGGTGTTCCTTTTGATGCCGCATCTATAAGTGAAGCCTATTGGACTTTCGTTTTGGGAGATGGCTGGTCCTAGTTTATCTAGAAGGGTGAATAGCGTAAAGCAAGTTTATACTAAGCAGCATACTCCAATTTAGACCGGAATTAGTAATAACCGCAACATTTAACGATAGCGCTTATTTTTGGATTAAATTCTATACCAAAAACAAAATAGCCTTTCAATAGGTAGGTATTGAAACCAAGGTAAAATTACTAATAAGCCAAGGTTCACTTGAATGTGAGCTCACGATAGCATTACTGCAAACTTGCCTTACATGGTGAAATAGCTATCGGTTGGTAAAAAAACGCCGTAAAAGTCATACTACAGACAGCTATAGGCAATCTAAAAACACAAAAGTGACACTATAAAAGTACAGAAAGTGATTTTTATTGCTTATTTCTTGTCTTTTTAAATATATTCTTGCGTTTTCCACTTCTTTTTAATATATATTTTGCCGTATTGGTAATTTTAAGTGTTAAATTTATTGATAATTCATTCAGATTACTTGACCGCTTCTACGTTGAGAATAATCGAGGTTAGAATTATTTCTGACCACTAAAAAAAGGCACAATGAAAAAAAACGTTGTAGGAATAGCATTTCTCTTTTTAACTTCTTTCTTATTTGCACAAGTAGATAAGGTAGCTGTTTTAGAAAGTAAAGACGGAATGAAATTAGTAGTCAATGGTAAAGACTTCATGATTAATGGTATGAATTGGGATTATATTCCAATAGGAACAAATACGGTTAATGCAGCATTTTGGAAAAAATCAGATGCGGTTATAAAAGCTGGACTCGATACCGAAATGTCGCTTCTAAAAAACATGAATGTAAATGTAATTCGACAATATACCGGGGTGCCTGCAAAATGGATTAGGTATATCTATGAAAACTATGGTATTTACACGATGCTTAATCATTCTTTTGGTAGATATGGGTTAACACTCGATGGCGTTTGGACGCCAGTTACCGACTATTCTGAACCACGTACACAAGAATTCTTGTTATCAGAGATTGACCAATTAGTCAGCGACTATAAAAACACCCCAGGACTTTTACTTTACTTGTTAGGGAATGAAAATAATTATGGTTTGTTCTGGGCAGGAACTGAAACAGAGGATTTTCCTGATGATGAAGAGGAAAGAAAATTTGTTGGCGAAAAAAGAGGAAGACCAATGTACAGGTTAATGAATGAGGCTGCAAAAAAAATAAAGGCAACAGATACATCACATCCAATAGCGATATGTAACGGAGATGTTTTATTCATAGATATTATTGCTGAAGAATGTAAAGATATTGACATCTATGGCACAAATACCTATCGCGGTGTTTCTTTTACAGATATGTTTCAGGTTGTTAAAGAGAAACTAAATATGCCTGTACTGTTTACAGAGTTTGGAGCGGATGCTTTTAATGCGATAGAAAATAGAGAAGACCAAAAATCGCAAGCATATTATCTGCTGGCTAATTGGAAAGAGATTTATCTAAACGCCGCAGGTTTAGGTAACGCTGGAAATTCTATTGGAGGATTTACGTTTCAATTTAGTGACGGCTGGTGGAAGTATGGTTTTGACGATAGAAAAAATGCAGCTATACACGATAATAACGCCTCGTGGTCTAATGGCGGTTATACAATAGATTTTGTCGCGGGAGAAAATAACATGAACGAAGAGTGGTTTGGTATCACAGCAAAAGGGCCAACAAATGAAAGCGGTTTATATGAACTCTACCCTAGAGCAGCTTATTATGTTTTGAAGGAAGCGCATCAATTAAATCCATATGGTGAAGGTGTTACAGCCGCATTTATAACTAATTATTTTAGCACTATCGAAATTATCGACGCTGTACTAAAAGCGAGAGGCGATAAGGCTGCTCTGGGAGAAAATAAAGATAAAATTCGCATTAGTAATTTAAGAGCAGAATTTACAACATATAATACAGGAGGAAGCCTAATAACAACCCCAGAGGATGCCAATCCAGATGAGCGCGTGTTTCCAGACGAACTTGGGTTTGATCACATGCAATCTTATTTTATAGGTGTAGAAGGAAACCCTTCAGTAACCATGAGAGCAGAAGTAAACTTTAATGTTGTTGGCAATGTTGCTGAAAATCCTATCGATGAGATTTTTTATGAGAATAGAGCACGAGGACGTACCGTGTTTTCAGAGGAAGGAAACTTAGAATTAACAGATGTTAATCGGGTTCAAGTCTATAATGCTTCCTATGAATGGAATGCTAAAGCATTCGATTTAAGAGGGTTTTATAGAAAGGGACATTACCATTGGGGCTATGAAGGTGATTTTTTTGGCTTATACCCCGAAGCAAATTATGGACCTAATCTAGATATTTATAACGGAGAAATTTTAGGTTTCGAGATGGATGGCAAAAAAACGTTTGATGGCCTAAAAGCGGCTTTTGGACCACAACTCTGGTGGGGAGCAAATCCAGCGGTACTTTTAAAATATACTACAAAAGTTGGAAAATTTGATATTACGGGGGTTTACCATGATGACATAGACGATGTTGGTGAAGCGGTAACTTCTATTGCTGTGCCTTTACCTAAAACACGACGCGCGACATTACATGTTAAACGAGATTTTGACCAAGTTAGTGTCGAAATTGGAGGTATATGGGGCGGTCAACCTTTGAATGGAAGAGTCTTTCAGATTGCGAAAGGAGCGCCAGGCAACTATATTATTTATACCGATAAAATTAATACAGAAGATAATTGGGGTGCAAAAGCGAAAATCACCTATCAAAAAGGTGCTTTCAATATGTATGTCCAAGGTGCCGTACAAGGATTAGTTGCTAGAGGTGGTGCAGACCAAACACAAACCTTTACAGGTTGGAAACTTAAAGATAGTGGAAGCGGAAACCAAACGAATGTGCTTTCTGGTTTCACTTATACTTTTGGGGAGTTTCAAATCGCACCAAATTTTTTATGGCAAAAACCAATAGTGGATGCCATGCCAAATGATGTTCAAGCACCTGGAAGATTAAGAAATATTCAAGATGATCCTTTTGCCGTTAGAGCCAATAGAGAGACAACAGCAGGAGAGCTATTGCTTACATACGATCCAACGCCTGGTACTTGGATGTATGAATGGGATAATGATAGAATAGAAGATGCAGAATTTGCCATGAATTTAGGCTTTGTCTTCCGGCATCACCCTACAAATCAAGATGCTGCCATTGGATTTTTAAGGAATCGTACCTCCTTTGCTTTTACAAATTCCGCGCCTGCAAAAGATTTATGGGAAGTGCATTCTCGTTTAGTTTCTAAAGCAAATCCAGACCTGGGAATCATTGCAAACCTTTATGGGGGTAACGCACAAGCTAATGGTAGTGATCCAAGAGTAATAGAGCGTTTTGGTGGTGATGTGAGAATGATTTACAAAAAAATGAAGGTAGTCTATCAGGCAAAGTTTAATGATTGGGGACCTTTTGATTATCATCGTGATTTTAACCTAACCTATCCGCTACAGTTCATGTTAGATATTTCAACAACACTTGGTAAACCAGATTGGTTCATTCTGCCTAACACAAGTATTGGTATTCGTGGTACTTGGAGGACTTTAGATCAATACTCACCAAGATATGCACCAACAGCGGTGTCGCCAAATACATTTCCTACAGTACCGGTTTTAAGTCCCGTTGGGTTTGATAATGGAAACGAGTGGGAGATAAGAACATACATACACATCAACATAGGAAAATAAAAACGATAATGAAAACTAGAAAAAAAAGTCATTTAAAAGGTGTCCTGTTAATAGGATTGATTTTTATTACAGTTAACAGTTGTGAAAGAAGTCTTTCAGACGAGGCAGAATTTGCAACATACCAAAACACTTCTGGAATTTTTATTGATGGATTTGTAGGTGGTTTAGACTACTTTCCTTTTTCGGGTTCGTTTGCAGAAGCATTTTCTGTAGATACCAATGAAAAATATTTAGGCTCTGCATCTATGCGCTTTGATATCCCACAATTTGGTGTGGGTTATGGAGGTGCAACCTTCCCAAGTACTTCGCCTAGAGATTTATCAAGTTATGATGCCTTAACGTTTTGGGCCAGAGCATCACAAGGTGCAGATATAAACGAAATTGGTTTTGGAATCAATGGAGATACAAACGATAAGTTTAAAGTGACATTGCAGAATTTGCCCTTAACAACATTATGGACCAAATACGTTATTGCGATACCAGATGCTTCAAAATTAAATCAAGAAAAAGGCATGTTTTGGTATGCAGAAGGTGCAGAAAACGCAACGGATGAAGGGGGTTATACATTTTGGATTGATGAACTAAAATTCGAAAAGTTAGGCACTATTGCTCAATCACGTCCAGCAATTTTAAATGGTGTTGATACAGAACAGCAAACGTTTATAGGTACAGATATAATACTTACTGGGCTTACTCAAACGTATAACTTAGCCTCCGGTATGAATCAAACAGTATCTTGTGCGCCGTCATATTTTACATTCTCTTCATCTAATATTGATGTGGCTATTGTAAATGAACGTGGTGTAGTCTCTATTATAGGAACGGGTACAGCAACCATTACAGCCAGTTTAGGTGGTGTTCTAGCCCAAGGATCTTTAACCCTAGAATCATCAGGTGCTTTAGCCACTGCTACAGTACCTACTTTGCCAGCGAGTAATGTTATCTCTGTTTTTAGTAATGCCTATAATAGTGTTCCTGTTGACTTTTTTAATGCGGATTGGGAGGGGTCAACAACGCAAACTACCAATATTAATGTAGGTGGTGATGATATTAAATATTATACACAAAATAACTTTGTAGGTATTGGGTTTGAAAATCCAACCATTAATGCCACAACGATGACTCATATGCATATAGATATTTATACTGAAGACGTTATTAGTGGCAATTTTGAAATACAAATTAGAGATCGAGGTTCTAACGGACAAATTGATTCTGATGGTAATGGCTTCCCAACGGCAGATGATAAAGATTTAAGATATACTGTTAGTAGCATACCACAAGGTGAATGGACTTCAATTGACATCCCGTTAGAAGGTAATTTAGCTACGCAAAAAAACAATTTAGCACTAATTGTTTTTGTTGGAGGGGTAGCTAATTTTTATATAGACAATATTTATTTTTATAATTAAAGAGGAGTATTAAAAAGAATAAGCAATGAACTATAAAATCAGTAATAAAATAAGTTTTGTCAGAGGTGTTATTTTGTCTTACATCGTTGTGTTAGGTTTTTCGGTGATATCATGTTCAACAGATGAAACTCAAGTGGTCGCCAATTTTACCAATCTGGTGATGTCCGATGAATTTAATACTGATGGTGCTCCAAATAACTCAATTTGGACCTACGAGATTGGAACAGGGGCCAATGGTTGGGGAAATAATGAAGCGCAATATTATACCAATAGAACAGAAAACATTACCGTAGAAAACGGGTATTTGTTGATTACCGCTAATCAAGAAGACTTTAACGGGGCATCATATACTTCAGCAAGAATAACTACCCAAGGTTTATTTGAGCAAGCTTATGGCCGTTTTGAAGCACGAATAAGAGTACCCTATGGAAAAGGATTATGGCCTGCTTTTTGGCTCTTAGGTAATGATTGTGAGACTAACATTTGGCCGCAATGTGGTGAAATAGACATTATGGAGTATTTAGGAGATAATCCCAATACTATTTTTGGAAGTGCTCATGGTCCAGGTTATTCCGCTGGTGAAGCAGTAACTAAAAACTATGTTTTAGAAAATAGCCGTTTTGACACAGGTTTTCATGTATTTGGTATAGAATGGACACCAGAGTATATAAATTATTATGTGGATAATGCTTTATACCAACAAATAACACCTGATGACGTCCCTGGAGAATGGGTATTCAATCATCCATTCTATATTATTTTAAATGTAGCAGTAGGCGGTGACTTTCCTGGCCCTCCTAACGCAGAGACTGTTTTTCCACAAACGATGCTTGTAGATTATGTGCGAGTATATCAGCAATAATAATTACTAAAAAAAAGAATAATGAAACAGCTAATTAAAAAATCAAAAATATTTGTCATACTGATTTTGGCGATTTCCTTTATAGGGTGCGAAGATGATGATGACAATTTACCAGTGGTAACTGCGGGGTTTACGCACACTATCAGTCAAACAGGTGTGGTTAGATTTATTAATACCTCTACAAACGCTGATAATTATTCATGGGATTTTGGAGATGAATCAACTTCTACAGAAATAAATCCAATTAAAATATATTCCCCAGGTGTCTATACCATTATTCTTACGGCATCTAATGTTGCTGGCGCTTCAGATACCTATGAAGACACAATAATGATTTTAGATTCGGAGATTCCATTAATTACTTTAATAGGGGATGCTACAATAAATTTGACCTTAGGAGATACTTTTACAGATCCTGGAGCGACAGCTTTTGATGAAGTCGATGGG
It contains:
- a CDS encoding family 16 glycosylhydrolase, with amino-acid sequence MNYKISNKISFVRGVILSYIVVLGFSVISCSTDETQVVANFTNLVMSDEFNTDGAPNNSIWTYEIGTGANGWGNNEAQYYTNRTENITVENGYLLITANQEDFNGASYTSARITTQGLFEQAYGRFEARIRVPYGKGLWPAFWLLGNDCETNIWPQCGEIDIMEYLGDNPNTIFGSAHGPGYSAGEAVTKNYVLENSRFDTGFHVFGIEWTPEYINYYVDNALYQQITPDDVPGEWVFNHPFYIILNVAVGGDFPGPPNAETVFPQTMLVDYVRVYQQ
- a CDS encoding glycoside hydrolase family 2 TIM barrel-domain containing protein gives rise to the protein MKKNVVGIAFLFLTSFLFAQVDKVAVLESKDGMKLVVNGKDFMINGMNWDYIPIGTNTVNAAFWKKSDAVIKAGLDTEMSLLKNMNVNVIRQYTGVPAKWIRYIYENYGIYTMLNHSFGRYGLTLDGVWTPVTDYSEPRTQEFLLSEIDQLVSDYKNTPGLLLYLLGNENNYGLFWAGTETEDFPDDEEERKFVGEKRGRPMYRLMNEAAKKIKATDTSHPIAICNGDVLFIDIIAEECKDIDIYGTNTYRGVSFTDMFQVVKEKLNMPVLFTEFGADAFNAIENREDQKSQAYYLLANWKEIYLNAAGLGNAGNSIGGFTFQFSDGWWKYGFDDRKNAAIHDNNASWSNGGYTIDFVAGENNMNEEWFGITAKGPTNESGLYELYPRAAYYVLKEAHQLNPYGEGVTAAFITNYFSTIEIIDAVLKARGDKAALGENKDKIRISNLRAEFTTYNTGGSLITTPEDANPDERVFPDELGFDHMQSYFIGVEGNPSVTMRAEVNFNVVGNVAENPIDEIFYENRARGRTVFSEEGNLELTDVNRVQVYNASYEWNAKAFDLRGFYRKGHYHWGYEGDFFGLYPEANYGPNLDIYNGEILGFEMDGKKTFDGLKAAFGPQLWWGANPAVLLKYTTKVGKFDITGVYHDDIDDVGEAVTSIAVPLPKTRRATLHVKRDFDQVSVEIGGIWGGQPLNGRVFQIAKGAPGNYIIYTDKINTEDNWGAKAKITYQKGAFNMYVQGAVQGLVARGGADQTQTFTGWKLKDSGSGNQTNVLSGFTYTFGEFQIAPNFLWQKPIVDAMPNDVQAPGRLRNIQDDPFAVRANRETTAGELLLTYDPTPGTWMYEWDNDRIEDAEFAMNLGFVFRHHPTNQDAAIGFLRNRTSFAFTNSAPAKDLWEVHSRLVSKANPDLGIIANLYGGNAQANGSDPRVIERFGGDVRMIYKKMKVVYQAKFNDWGPFDYHRDFNLTYPLQFMLDISTTLGKPDWFILPNTSIGIRGTWRTLDQYSPRYAPTAVSPNTFPTVPVLSPVGFDNGNEWEIRTYIHINIGK